GGACCAAGACCTTGACACCAACTCCTGGATGTTTGAAATTGGGGAGGAGCCCCCTTTGAGGGCCCATCGACAGCTGGCTCCTCCAGCCTCTCTCCTTGTTTGAGCTTAGTAAAGGCCTAATCCAAGGAGAATCAATGATCACAGAAAAGGCACTGAGTGTGCATGTCCACCATAGGCCTAGCACCATAgtgggagcagggggcttggaCTTACCTGAACAAAGAGCTGCATACTGGAGTGGGAAAAGCTCACCATACCTCTGACACACAGGAGCCAGAACAACCTAGCATAGTGCCAAAACCCAAGGCTTCTACATGCCTAAAAATACAAGGGCAGGAACAAACCTTGCTGAGGAGGTGATGCTAACGTGTCACTGCAGCTAGCTGACTCTGGCATGCCGgtatattgggggggggggggggtagcaaGGACACAAGCAGGGTTTCCCCAACCCCATGGACACTGCCCTATAGAGGACCCGGTGTTGTGCAGAGGGGGTTCCCTGGTGGCTCCATGCTAGTCAAACGCTCAGCCTTAGCAATAATTCATGTGCTACAGAAACTCACCTCCactagccctgctgctgctgcctgctctaGCAGAGTCACAGCCTTCTGCACGTCAGCCCCTCCAGCTTTGAGCCCATGGCGTAAAAGGAACCTGGCATAGCGGTACTGGGCCATGGGGTGCCCGTTGCTGGCTGCACGATGGTAATAGAGAGCTGCCTGGAAACAGAGAAACACCATCATGAGTGCCCGGAGGTATGTGTGCCAGGCTGTATTGTCCCAGGCATCTTTGTGAGGAGGCTGCCACTCTCCAATACTTACCCAGACTGGCAAGGACACCATAGCATGCATCTGCATACAAACCCTCTTGCCGGTTCTCATCACAAGCTATGCATACTCCCCCAGGCAGCCATTAGCAGAAATACCCTCCTTACCTGTGCAGCCTCCCTTATACTCAGTGCCCTGCAGATCCCAGACATGCACCAGATTTAgttggggaatggtcctgctttgagcaggaggttggaccagatgacctcctgaggtcccttccaaacctgatattctatgattctatgaaacataAGACTATTCGGGTGAGACCCTGCTTCTCAGGTATGATCGTCAGAGAGAGAATTGACTATAGGAGACACGCAGCCTCTCCCCAAGTGTGCACTATCCCTCAAGAACAACCCAACCCCAAGCACACACAGCACATGCCTGCACCACTGCCCTATACACAATCATACCCATCCTGCCATCCAAATGCCATCACATTACAGCCCTGTGCTAGCTGCAGCAACTGCTCATGTAGGAGAGTGAAAGTAGGGATGTGAGATGATTGGCAGCTGGGGACTGTACCCATTCCCTCTTTTCCTAGCCACAACTCCTATTCCATAGGGGGTGGCATAGGGCCAGCTACACCAAAGATTCTTCTGTGCTTTGGGACTGACACAATGTCCAACTAAGCTGGTTTTGCAGTTCCTTTGTACCAGCTGAGTGGCACAAAATAGCCAGAGCAGGGGCACTCCTATGAACAATGGTCCCTAGGTTCAAGATGTGGATCTCAGTGCACCCACACAAAGCTGCTGGGAGGTGGTCCAGGCAGGATATGGTTCCTGCACATGTGGTGGTGTTTTACATATATGCCATATGGTAACAGGATTCCCTGGTACTCTCCCAGCCACTACTAATGCTGCATACATAAGTGTATGGAACAGGGCCTGGGAAGGTATGTTTGAAAAGGACAGGGCTGCAAAGGATCCCAGTCTTCTCCCACGAGGGGCAGTCTTCCCAAGGCACCCATGCCATTAAAGCCTACACTGGCACACATGCAGCCTTAGCTTTAGCATTTCCCGATGGGAAGGTGTTTGACTCTGCAGCCCTAACCTTCCCTCCTAGGAGTTTCCTGGCTGGAATAATTAATATTTTGCGTTTACATGTACAATACCTCCCACTCGAGCCCTGCAACAGGACTGGAATCCTGCAGGTCCTGTAGGACCcgctgccataatagcaggagtGGGATAAAAATTCAAGGAACAATGCGGGAGCGGGTGGTAGTGGGTACTGCAGGGcgggatgggagcaggattaaaaaaacagTCCTCCATCATCACAAACATAAACACCCCAGCCAGCAGTGGCTCCTCTCTGGCTACCAGCTCTGAagtgcagcagtgcagaagtaagggagaGCCCCCATTGCCAATCTATTTATGTCTGGAGATGGCAGGGTGTGGGGGCCTTCCATCCCCTTAGCATGATAATGCAGTGGCTCTTCAGCCATTTGCATGGAGGGATAGAGGTTTCTAATTCCTTTGCATGGGGAAGGGAAGACACAGGGGCTGCTAATCCCTTCACAGGCGTGCATGAGGACTCTAAGCTTTCTGTATGGGCAATTTGGGCTGGTTGGATGGTCCCCATCCCATTGCAAGAGGATgtagggagtgggtgggtgccaGTGGGGAAACATCTGCTGAGAGCAGCACATCCAGCCATTGCTGGGACAATTttagagccctgcagtgggactggaATTCCACAGGTCCTACAGGATCCACTGGTATAATAGCAGGAGTGGGATACAAATTCAAGAAATAATATGAGAGTGGGTGGGAGTGGGTACTGCGGCTTTGAACAGTGGGATTAAAAAATTAGTCCCGCACAGGGCTCTACTTCCTACCCCAGGATTTCTGAgggcccccacacacacccaagtGTTGCAGGGTGCCCCTGCACTGACAGGCATTCACCGATGCACACTAAGGAACAGCACCTTGCTCCCTTGAGGCAAGATACTTTGGAGCGAAGTGTCTCACAGGTTGGTCCCTCCCAATCACTGCTCCTACTCATGCTGTGTGGAACAGGGCTaatagcctcccccagcctcctggtAGAGCAgggatgcgtgtgtgtgtgtgtggctctgCATGCCACCAGGTACCTTTGCCAGGTCTTTCTCCGTGCCTCTGCCATGCTCATAACACAGGCCCACGTTAAACTGGGCTTTGCTGTAGCCCCGATCTGCTGCCAGCTTGAAGCAGGAATAGGCTGCCCTGTAGTGGCCATCACTCACATTCTCAATCCCTGGGGAGGGAACAGTGCATGTTCAGCAAAGCACCACAAAGGCAGCAGGCAGGACAGGGTCATGGAGCTCATCATGCCCCACCCATGGCAGCTGGCCTCACCGCACCCTGCCAAGTTTGCCAACTCTTGGCCTCGCCCCACCTCAAGCCATACAGTTTAGGAGGTGGGAGGGACCAATGACCCGACCCTATGTTGGGGGAGGGGTTCTCTGGCCTCATCACCAGCCTCTCCAATGCTCCAGGCTCCCTGTCATTTCATTTCCCAGAGTTCATTGCAAAGCAGGGTGAATGCCAGTAAGAGGTGATACAGAAGAATCTGAAAAGCCTGACAATGGTTGCAGGAACCCCACCCTCTGGACAGGTAATGGGACCATGACAACAGCCAACTCACACAAACAACACCTGGGAACCATTACTAGTGCTGCAGATTCCATAGACTAGAATAGCAAGAGGCTTCCCAACATATTTGAAATCCTCCAAAAAGGAGAGAGTGTGTGGGTGTCCCTGTCTCTATTCCTGCTATCTGCAGTTTAGGACACAATGAAGCCTGGTCCACGTTACCAAGAATATTGAGCGCAATGGAAACGCTGACCCGGAACACCTGCTGCAGCTGGGTAGCTGCTTCCTCCAGGCGTTCCTGCTGTGCTGGCTTCCCCTGTAGAGTGGAAAATGACAGCCCCTGGGAGAGAAGAGAATTAGAGGAGTGTTAGCAACCCCCCCAAGTCTCATGACAGCTCATGTCATGGCTGCCAGAGCACCTCCCTCACATTAGGGCCACATTATACCAAACGAAAGTGTCATGGCGTTTGTGCTTTAAGAGGTgacaaaaaacccccaccaacCCCATCAGGCCGAGGAGCTGTCTCAACACCCACACCCTTCTCAGCACCCTCAGGCCAGGGAGCTGCATCAAAGCACCCCCAACCTGAAACAGGCTCTTCAGGCCAGGTAAGCCACCTCAACGCTTTCCTAGCCCACCCAAATAGCCCTTGCAAGCCAGAGGTTGCAGCTCAACATTCCCTGGGTTCCATGCGGGCTCCTCAGACCAGGCTAGCCGCATAGACGTTCCCCCAGCACAGTGCCCTCTAGACCCTTCTCCAGCCCACGGCAGACCCCTCAGGCCACGGGACCGCTGTGCCCCCTCTtactcagcagcagctccataGAATCCAGGAGAGCCCTGAAAAGGCAGTCAGTAACTCTCCCATACAAAAATACtacctgctcctccccttcccaggtcaggttcagcagcagaggcagcatcTCCCTACAGCAAACATGGAGCAGCCCATTTCCTGGTACTCCAAATCACTCAAACTTAAATAGCCTGTCAGCTAAATAAATCCTTCCCCATTGTCCTTGTTTTATGGCTTTTTCCTAACATCCCTGCTAATTAGCAGTATCTCCTAATTTGCCTTAGTCAGGAGTGGGAGGGACTCAGACTTGGAGTAATTGATTCCTAGTATCTATAATACAGTCTGGTACCACCAGGTAGCAGCAGTGCACACTTCAGCTAATTTCAGATTAGCTCCATGCTACTATTTACAATGCAATTCTAatcaggagaggaaggatggagaGCAAGGTTTGCTTTCCACCTGTCAGTCAGAGCAACCCTCAGCAAACAGAAATATAGGGATCTTTTCACTCCTGcaagccctgcagagccagcccagccATGGAACAGGGAGCTGGGTCCATCCCTGTGGGACCTGCAGAACTAGCCCAGTAACAGAATAGGGAGTTGGGTCCATCCCTCAGggccctgcagagccagcccagccACAGGGGAGGGAAAAAATAGTGCAGAAGTATGTAATTAAAGACCGTACAATAATACAGATACAGGAAGAGGTCTTGAACTAAGGCAGTCTTGattctgatatttcctaattttttgtacttgagtttgcaaccttaatgttattTGAGTGCACTTTGTGTGATATGTacgtacaatggggtcctgatcaatgttccctctaattttttacatccatgtgtggaatgaattttgttatgtgcaccaatatgaagatGATGTGTAGCAGAGGTGGGGCTGAGTGGttcagtgtgggaggggctcagggctggggcaaagggttggggtgcaggctctggggtgggaccagggatgaggggtttgaggtgtgggagggggctcagggctggatcaGAGGGTTcagtgcggggggggggtccggttgggctctgaggtggggccagggatgcgGGGCTTCGGGGTGCAGGCTGCTATGGGGGACAGGTGCCTTTCCCCACTGtgacagctctggggctggggccgtgGGAGAGGTGcttctccctgccacagccctgcatgccCCTTACCTCACTCTTCTCCAGTCCAGGCCCCTGTAGCTGAGCACCTGCATGGCCCTTAATAGTCTGCAGGGCGGCTGTGCggcttaggtcctgatcctgactgggccCTATCAGTGGCACGTTCCCACAACACTAGTGGCATCTCTCCTAGGGCAGGATGCCACTACACACAATCTGCAGGATGCCACTACACACAATCTGTGGAAAGGGGGCAGAAGTGCCATACCTATGACTCCTGCTCTGTGGCCATGACTCTCCAGGGATATGGTGCATCAGCCAGGCTGAACTGGAAAGAGCACTGACTATGTGATTTGGGACAAGCTCCTCCTAATGCCAAAGACCCACAGAGAAACAAAGAGACTGTACCTGTACACTGCAGTGGGCTGGCCCCAGGCTGGTGCTGCAGCTCTCAGGGAATGAATGCTTCTCTGCAAGGAGAGATCAGAGTAAGGCATGGGCCTGAGACAGACCAGTAATCCTGCaacccttcttcctccctccttccactCCACTCCGGAGAACTGGATCCTATCCCTGTTCTGCAATAGAGTTCTTATTGGATACCAGGCAAATCACTGCAACCAAACTTTCACACTCATTGTGTGCTCCTCATTTCCTGGGTGCCCAACCTGTACCcttgggtctgatttgcagaagctCTGAGTACCCACAGCTGTAACTGAACTCAacaggagctgtgctttgaatacATAAAGTGCTATGTAATGCTGTGTACTCTAAAAATCAGGCATCCAAAATTAATgaacattttttactttaatCTTCCTGTGCCTCATCTGTAAAGCAGAGATAATAACCCCTGACAGCCTTACAGGCATTGTGAATACAAACTGGAGCGTAAAGTGCTCAAACACTGGAGTGACAAGTGCCAGGAAGCAATGAATTCTGCTGTGTTCAGTGCGGGGTTTGGATGGAAGCAGCAAATAAGGCAGAGGCTGCAGTGAGAATATGTACTGAACAGGTAGCTAGCCATTCAGTGAACACCTTCCTGTAGCAGCATTCTGGACTATGTCAACAGTATCTCTCCTCGATGCACTGCTGCTCCAGGACACTCACAGACACAGCCTCACACTCACTGACACCAGGAACTGGAACATATGCTCTAGTTCCAActggaattgttttggggaagtctctggcttgtgttatatagggggtcagactagatcagtagTGGGCAATTTGCGGCTCGTCagagtaatccgctggtgggccgtgagacagtttgtttacactgaccgtccacaggcatggccatCTGCAGATCCCAGTAACCGCGtgtcaccgttcctggccaatgggagctgcaggaagcagtgcggaccgcagggatgtgctggccactgcttcccgcagcttcATTGACCAGGAATGGTGAACTAcggacactgggagctgtgggcagccatgcctgcggatggtcaatgtaaacaaactgtcttgtggcctgtCAGCGGATTGCCTGATGGGATGTGTGCGGCCTGCGGGcttcaggttgcccaccactacactagatgattgcaatggtcccttctggccttggaatctatgaatcctccTCTTCTTAGTGACATCAGCTCTCCGCATGGAGAAACTGCCATGATGGGTCatctggatttatggcttattacaacaattcgTAACCCATCAACACCCTCTTTTTGTCTTATGAGTACAGGAGGGTtaacgggccacttcaccttgaatggtttaACACAAAGCGTGTTAATGACTTAtgctaatcatagaatcataaaatattagggttggaagagacctcaggaggtcatctagtccaaccccctgctcaaagcaggaccaatcccaactaaatcatcccagttagggctttgtcaagccaggccttaaaaacctccaaggaaggagattccaccacttccctaggtaacccattccagtgcttcaccaccctcctagtgaaatagtgtttcctaatatccaacctagacctccctcactgcaacttgttcttgttctgtcatctgccaccactgagaacagtctagatccatcctctttggaatcccccttcaggtagttgaaggctgctatcaaatcccctctcactcttctcttctgcggactaaataagcccagtttcctcagcctttccttgtaagtcatgtgccccagccccctaatcattttcgttgctttccgctggactctctccaatttgtccacatccgttctgtagtgggggaccaaaactggacgcaatactccaggtgtggcctcaacagtgcctaatagaagggaataatcacttccctcgatctgctggcaatgctcctactaatacagcccaatatgccgttggccttcttggcacagcttctcgtccactgtaatccccaggtccttttctgcagaactgctgcttagccagctggtccccagcctgtagtggtgtatgggattcttccatcctaagtgcaggactctgcacttgtccttgttgaaccgcaTCAGATTGCTTTCTTTCTAAACAATCTGTTGATATActattttgctgtgacactgggagtTCCTTTCAAAGAcccgaggaagagctctgtggctcaaaagcttgtctctctcaccagcagaagtgggtccagtaaaatatattatctcacccatcttgtttctctaatatcctgggactgacatggctacaacgaTAAGACCCAGTGATGGCTCACTAGCAGGTAACCCTCCAACACACATACTTTCACCACCCCCTACAGCAAACCGTCAGGGGACGCAGCTCTTTTGCAGGCTCAACTCTCCCACAGCAAACTGACAGGCTGCTCATGATCAAAGTTACCTCAAAACCTGGGATAAGGTaaagcagtgggtctcaaacttttttactggtgacccctttcacatatcaagcctctgagtgcgacccctgcAGTAAATTAAAcacccttttaaatatatttaacaccattataaatgctgtaggcaagcggggtttgaggtggagcttgacagctcgcaacccccttGTAATGAcatcgtgaccccctgaggggtcccaacccccagtttgagaacccctcagCTAGAGAGATGGGACTCCTGACAATTCTGACTGTGAGGAAGGTTTCTAATTGCTCTTGAGGCTCTttcctggactctttccaagtcAACACCCCTTCTGAAGCAAGGACACTAGACTAGACATAGAGTTCCAAGTGCCAAGGCCAATCAAGCCGATCCTCAGTTGCACCACAGGCTCCTTCTCCACCTCCAGGAGACACCTTGGGCTCCTTGAGACTCCCAAAAAATACCTCTCCCTTGGGTACCCTGCCCCATACACCCTGGTCTGGTACCTGTTTCTGGGCAGAGCTGGTGCTTTCCTTGCCCCGAGGGGATGCCAGAGGATGGATTCTCTGGTGCAGCATCTGGAATCCCTCCCAGCAGGAAGCAGGGAACCTTCTGGTTACTGTGGCAATTGGATGAACCTGCAGCTGGCACTGAAACACAGAAGACAAGCCCCAACACCTGAAAGTCATGCAGGATGTCACCTATGAGACATGCCTGGGGTCGCCCCTCCAAGTTTGGCAGTGCCTCGGGGCCCTGAGCATTTGCTCAGAGCTTTCTCATCTCTGAGCATGGGGCCAAAGGGCAGAAGAAGAGAGAAGTCCAGAGTCATGGGTAGGGAACACAAGGAACTTGCTGTGCGTGTCTCAACCCAGAAGGTCCCCAAGTCAGGGTGAAGGGATAGGATGTTTCCCAGCGACATGACCCCCAGGCTCACAGGACTTCACACCCTGCTGGCTCCCAATTTCAGACTGACAGGTGCCTTCTGCACAGGGGTAGCACAGCCCTCCCTATACCCTCACAGCACTTCCATAGCAGAGACCCTCAACCTACAGTCACCCTGGGTCCCCGTTCTCCTGCAGGAGGCAGAACTGACCTGAGTGCTGATGAGGCACCAGAGAAGTGAGGAACCCGCCCACTCGGGGATGCCCGtcctctcttcctgcccctggcaCGGGGCTCAACCATGGGATCTGCCTGGCCAACTGGAGAACAAGCACAGCTAGTGCACcctaaaggaagaaaaagacacATCAGAGAAAACAACCACCCCTTCCTCCAGCACACAGCAAGTCCTTTCCATTGGGTGCCCAGACACAGCAGAGCATCCTGCCCACAGCTCCCTGTGATGAACTggaactgttcttaatgtttcctctgaatcctgtgtgagtgcctcagtttcccctatacatttcttaagtctccagtgcgcataaatggccgacactctgtatcctggcaacaaatgctggggcccttccccttgcaagggaatagctaaaggtgaacaaagagatcaggtgacctcctggcccgggaaagagaaaaaggccagaaaggaggagctggagggggtttttcagttgggagctggctggggacaggaagtgagggcagacggggttgtctggcttgctgggccccagaatggac
This sequence is a window from Chelonoidis abingdonii isolate Lonesome George chromosome 7, CheloAbing_2.0, whole genome shotgun sequence. Protein-coding genes within it:
- the DELE1 gene encoding death ligand signal enhancer isoform X3 — translated: MWRLPGLLSRALHRLHVLNASSSIHGIPTLPSNEEFRNATSAISAGQTPSEQSYFLSAAWQSRRGRDGWEQGNAQRPFLNLHPHYTVLDAFTWGALAVLVLQLARQIPWLSPVPGAGREDGHPRVGGFLTSLVPHQHSVPAAGSSNCHSNQKVPCFLLGGIPDAAPENPSSGIPSGQGKHQLCPETEKHSFPESCSTSLGPAHCSVQGLSFSTLQGKPAQQERLEEAATQLQQVFRVSVSIALNILGIENVSDGHYRAAYSCFKLAADRGYSKAQFNVGLCYEHGRGTEKDLAKAALYYHRAASNGHPMAQYRYARFLLRHGLKAGGADVQKAVTLLEQAAAAGLVEAQAYLGVLYMKGLQSAKQRALKYLWLAAKNGDSQSRYHVGVCYEKGLGVKQNFAEAMEHYQHSAAAGNRHAQERMQVVEQEMAGTTASESSHPAPSGMRAFSSSPCLWVLEQLAEQRQAPPMGCRALPLPHSWSTGSLAGADVS